One Desulfovibrio aminophilus genomic region harbors:
- a CDS encoding glycerate kinase, which yields MPEVSPRDQLRQIFSAALQRIDPYRMLLDHVRVEDGRLLVEMENERHEVDLSAFRRILVLGAGKASARMGRAIEEILGDRVSGGCIVTKYGHAEPLERIEVLEAGHPVPDENGVRAARKIADLADQAEADTLVVTLISGGGSALLPSPLEIETDGERIALTLADKQQATRELLACGADIGEINCLRKHLSGLKGGRLLQRLSPARSCNFILSDVVGDHLDTIASGITAHDRSTFAQAAAVIDKYGLDARVSPKIMHVLRLGLAGRIPDTVKPGDPALDLARNILIGTNHAAMLAACETAASLGYNVAPLTCMLTGEAREAAKFLSGIAQDVRRREMLVKRPACVILGGETVVTLFGEGKGGRNQEMALAFLAQMDLDEERGRGIHFLSASTDGSDGPTDAAGAFASTDLLERAKSAGLSIADSLRNNDSYHFFERIDGLFKTGPTMTNVCDLHILLVP from the coding sequence ATGCCCGAAGTGTCCCCCCGCGACCAGCTGCGCCAGATATTCTCCGCCGCGCTCCAGCGCATCGACCCCTACCGCATGCTGCTCGACCACGTGCGCGTGGAGGACGGACGGCTTCTGGTGGAGATGGAGAACGAGCGCCATGAGGTCGACCTCTCGGCCTTCCGGCGCATCCTGGTCCTGGGCGCGGGCAAGGCCTCGGCCCGCATGGGCCGGGCCATCGAGGAGATCCTCGGCGACCGGGTTTCCGGCGGCTGCATCGTGACCAAGTACGGCCACGCCGAACCCCTGGAGCGCATCGAGGTGCTGGAAGCCGGGCATCCCGTGCCCGACGAGAACGGCGTGCGCGCGGCCCGCAAGATCGCCGATCTGGCCGACCAGGCCGAGGCCGACACGCTGGTGGTCACGCTCATCTCCGGCGGCGGCTCCGCGCTCCTGCCCTCCCCCCTGGAAATCGAGACGGACGGGGAACGCATCGCCCTGACCCTGGCGGACAAGCAGCAGGCCACCCGCGAACTCCTGGCCTGCGGCGCGGACATCGGCGAGATCAACTGCCTGCGCAAGCACCTCTCCGGACTCAAGGGCGGCCGCCTGCTCCAACGCCTGTCCCCGGCGCGGAGCTGCAACTTCATCCTCTCCGACGTGGTCGGCGACCACCTGGACACCATCGCCTCGGGCATCACGGCCCACGACCGCTCCACCTTCGCCCAGGCCGCGGCGGTCATCGACAAGTACGGCCTGGACGCGCGCGTCTCGCCCAAGATCATGCACGTCCTGCGCCTGGGACTGGCCGGACGCATCCCGGACACGGTGAAGCCCGGCGACCCGGCCCTGGACCTGGCCCGGAACATCCTCATCGGCACGAACCACGCGGCCATGCTGGCGGCCTGCGAAACCGCCGCCTCCCTGGGCTACAACGTGGCTCCCCTGACCTGCATGCTCACCGGCGAGGCCCGCGAGGCCGCCAAGTTCCTCTCCGGCATCGCCCAAGACGTGCGCCGCCGGGAGATGCTCGTGAAACGCCCGGCCTGCGTCATCCTGGGCGGCGAGACCGTGGTCACGCTCTTCGGCGAGGGCAAGGGCGGCCGGAACCAGGAAATGGCCCTGGCCTTCCTGGCCCAGATGGACCTGGATGAGGAGCGCGGACGGGGCATCCACTTCCTCTCGGCCTCCACCGACGGCAGCGACGGCCCCACGGACGCGGCCGGGGCCTTCGCCTCCACCGATCTCCTGGAGCGGGCCAAGAGCGCCGGGCTGTCCATCGCCGACTCCCTGCGCAACAACGATTCCTATCACTTCTTCGAGCGCATCGACGGACTGTTCAAGACCGGGCCGACCATGACCAACGTCTGCGACCTGCACATCCTGCTCGTGCCCTGA
- a CDS encoding lipopolysaccharide assembly protein LapB has protein sequence MRSLFLAIRQRLGLNAYMTGDYPRAERHFQAIARAEGESQRALRNLGLVRMALGDHAEAERLFARELELYGVTPSRLQALADAAYLSGDREKALRRVADALAHPDCPNRALLELRRRVCVDAGAYGRAMRGQTFLQEGAELLKAGDAQAALAAFQRAAQADPGNFVALNNIGGIQLNHLNDPKAAARTFEQALALVDLPMLRQNLARAREALATGATRPK, from the coding sequence ATGCGCTCCCTTTTCCTGGCCATCCGCCAGCGCCTGGGCCTGAACGCCTACATGACCGGGGACTATCCCCGCGCCGAGCGCCATTTCCAGGCCATCGCCCGGGCCGAGGGCGAGAGCCAGCGCGCCCTGCGCAACCTGGGCCTGGTGCGCATGGCCCTGGGCGACCACGCCGAGGCCGAGCGCCTCTTCGCCCGCGAACTGGAGCTGTACGGGGTCACGCCTTCGCGGCTCCAGGCCCTGGCCGACGCGGCCTATCTTTCCGGCGACCGCGAAAAGGCCCTGCGCCGCGTCGCGGACGCGCTCGCGCATCCCGACTGCCCCAACCGCGCCCTGCTCGAACTGCGCCGCCGCGTCTGCGTCGATGCCGGGGCCTACGGCCGGGCCATGCGGGGACAGACATTTCTTCAGGAAGGCGCCGAACTGCTGAAGGCCGGCGACGCCCAGGCCGCCCTGGCCGCCTTCCAGCGCGCCGCCCAGGCCGATCCGGGCAATTTCGTGGCCCTGAACAACATCGGCGGCATCCAGCTGAATCACCTGAACGATCCCAAGGCCGCCGCGCGGACCTTCGAACAGGCCCTGGCCCTTGTGGATCTGCCCATGCTGCGCCAGAATCTGGCCCGGGCCCGCGAGGCCCTGGCCACGGGCGCGACGCGCCCCAAATGA
- a CDS encoding sugar diacid recognition domain-containing protein: MLIPDELAQRIVDTAQGLIHRNVNIMNREGIIIGTAQVQRRGTFHKGARDVVALGRGVEIHEDQTGLYPGSRPGVNLPLVLDDRVIGVIGVTGDPEEVRGTARLIKMITELFLERELLQNLALQRMKNTESLVELLLGRNVGENLGRLRRAAKPLGFDLDLPRCVAVADISGLLSGFVERYGSSELIQERSAEAVLQHLNGAGLVDGRDAAVILGGRLICLKAFGPGDPSAVTQDWLRELAASLVKWTGSRVLGGVGAQVERLEDYAHSHGQAEYCLRRATGPRPCRSIYERELAVGYVLREAVSGPAAQVLGPLFQTLDAAIRRKPALAETARVLLVHGLDSEAAAEALGVHRNTLAYRLARFREASGLDPLRRPDDALALRLAFAREAAGNG; the protein is encoded by the coding sequence ATGCTCATCCCGGACGAACTGGCCCAGCGCATCGTGGACACGGCCCAGGGGCTCATCCACCGCAACGTGAACATCATGAACCGCGAGGGCATCATCATCGGCACGGCCCAGGTGCAGCGGCGCGGCACGTTTCACAAGGGCGCCCGGGACGTGGTCGCCCTGGGCCGGGGCGTGGAGATCCACGAGGACCAGACCGGGCTCTATCCCGGCTCGCGGCCGGGCGTGAACCTGCCCCTGGTGCTGGACGACCGGGTCATCGGGGTCATCGGCGTGACCGGCGACCCCGAGGAGGTGCGCGGCACGGCCCGGCTGATCAAGATGATCACCGAGCTCTTTCTGGAGCGGGAGCTTCTGCAAAACCTGGCCCTGCAGCGGATGAAGAACACCGAGTCGCTGGTGGAGCTGCTGCTCGGCCGGAACGTGGGCGAGAACCTCGGCCGCCTGCGCCGGGCGGCCAAGCCCCTGGGCTTCGACCTGGACCTGCCGCGCTGCGTGGCCGTGGCCGACATTTCGGGGCTGCTCTCGGGCTTTGTCGAGCGCTACGGCAGTTCGGAACTCATCCAGGAGCGCTCGGCCGAGGCGGTCCTGCAGCACCTGAATGGGGCCGGGCTTGTGGACGGGCGGGACGCGGCCGTGATCCTGGGCGGACGCCTGATCTGCCTCAAGGCCTTCGGTCCCGGAGATCCCTCCGCGGTGACCCAGGACTGGCTCCGGGAGCTGGCCGCGTCCCTGGTGAAGTGGACCGGGAGCCGCGTGCTCGGCGGCGTCGGGGCCCAGGTGGAGCGGCTGGAGGACTACGCCCATTCCCACGGCCAGGCGGAGTACTGCCTGCGCCGGGCCACCGGGCCCAGGCCCTGCCGCTCCATCTACGAACGGGAGTTGGCCGTGGGCTACGTGCTGCGCGAGGCCGTGTCCGGCCCGGCGGCCCAGGTGCTCGGCCCGCTGTTCCAGACGCTGGACGCGGCCATCCGGCGCAAGCCCGCCCTGGCCGAGACCGCGCGCGTCCTCCTGGTCCACGGCCTGGACAGCGAGGCCGCCGCCGAGGCCCTGGGCGTGCACCGCAACACCCTGGCCTATCGCCTGGCCCGCTTCCGCGAGGCCAGCGGGCTCGACCCCCTGCGGCGCCCCGACGACGCCCTGGCCCTGCGCCTGGCCTTCGCCCGCGAGGCGGCCGGGAACGGCTGA
- a CDS encoding GntP family permease, which produces MVSGSLALVFLLVAVALIILATGRWKVNAFVVLIGVAFLYGLAIGMPALDVVKAVRDGFGGTLASIGIVIIAGTIMGYILEKTGAALVMTRAILGLVGRNRAPLAMNMAGYVVSIPVFCDSGYVIMSPLNKALSAESGTSMSIMGVALATGLYATHTMVPPTPGPLAAAGTLNADVGMVILYGLIVSLPASLVGLAWAKFAGRKYVISAGVEETYSDLIKNHERLPGTFLSFLPLLLPIVLILLKSLAGFPSKPFGSGALAAALNFFGDPVTALMLGVLASLLLVPGKNLGTAVDKWMGQGIKDAAIILAITAAGGSFGKVLAASPMKVFIADNMAGMNLGILLPFLISAALKTAQGSSTVAIITTSAIMAPLMTALGLNPALTAVTIGAGSMVVSHANDSYFWVVSQFANIPVDVAYKIYTSATAVVGGAAFLGCLILSLFV; this is translated from the coding sequence ATGGTATCGGGTTCGCTTGCCCTGGTCTTCCTGCTCGTGGCCGTGGCGCTCATCATCCTGGCCACGGGACGCTGGAAGGTCAACGCCTTCGTGGTTCTCATCGGTGTGGCCTTCCTCTACGGCCTGGCCATCGGCATGCCCGCCCTGGACGTGGTCAAGGCCGTGCGCGACGGCTTCGGCGGCACGCTGGCCAGCATCGGCATCGTGATCATCGCCGGAACGATCATGGGCTACATCCTGGAAAAGACCGGCGCGGCCCTGGTCATGACCCGGGCCATCCTCGGCCTGGTGGGCCGCAACCGCGCGCCCCTGGCCATGAACATGGCCGGATACGTGGTCTCCATCCCGGTCTTCTGCGACTCGGGCTACGTGATCATGAGCCCGCTGAACAAGGCCCTCTCGGCCGAGAGCGGCACCTCCATGTCGATCATGGGCGTGGCCCTGGCCACCGGCCTCTACGCCACCCACACCATGGTCCCGCCCACCCCCGGCCCGCTGGCCGCCGCGGGCACCCTGAACGCCGACGTGGGCATGGTCATCCTCTACGGCCTCATCGTCTCCCTGCCCGCCTCCCTGGTGGGCTTGGCCTGGGCCAAGTTCGCGGGCCGCAAGTACGTCATCTCCGCCGGAGTCGAGGAGACCTACTCCGACCTGATCAAGAACCACGAACGGCTGCCCGGAACCTTCCTGAGCTTCCTGCCGCTGCTCCTGCCCATCGTGCTCATCCTGCTCAAGTCCCTGGCCGGATTCCCGTCCAAGCCCTTCGGCTCCGGCGCCCTGGCCGCCGCGCTGAACTTCTTCGGCGACCCGGTGACGGCCCTCATGCTCGGCGTGCTGGCCAGCCTGCTGCTCGTCCCGGGCAAGAACCTGGGCACGGCCGTGGACAAGTGGATGGGCCAGGGCATCAAGGACGCGGCCATCATCCTGGCCATCACCGCCGCCGGCGGCTCCTTCGGCAAGGTCCTGGCGGCCTCGCCCATGAAGGTCTTCATCGCCGACAACATGGCCGGGATGAACCTGGGCATCCTCCTGCCCTTCCTCATCTCGGCGGCCCTGAAGACCGCCCAGGGCTCGTCCACCGTGGCGATCATCACCACCTCGGCCATCATGGCCCCGCTCATGACCGCCCTGGGCCTGAACCCGGCCCTGACCGCCGTGACCATCGGCGCGGGCTCCATGGTGGTGTCCCACGCCAACGACTCCTACTTCTGGGTCGTGTCCCAGTTCGCCAACATCCCGGTGGACGTGGCCTACAAGATCTACACCTCGGCCACGGCCGTGGTGGGCGGGGCCGCCTTCCTGGGCTGCCTGATCCTGTCCCTGTTCGTCTGA
- a CDS encoding SHOCT domain-containing protein — MRPDSLDCLRLFAQYGPGSGSGFGPGGGYQMMSPLGGGLVMLLGLALVVILAVWLLRRPGSGADDTPLSILKTRYARGEISREEFERMKKDIQG; from the coding sequence ATGCGCCCCGACTCCCTCGACTGCCTCCGCCTGTTCGCCCAGTATGGTCCGGGCTCCGGCTCGGGCTTCGGCCCCGGAGGGGGCTACCAGATGATGTCGCCCCTCGGCGGGGGGCTGGTCATGCTGCTCGGACTGGCCCTGGTGGTCATCCTCGCGGTCTGGCTGCTGCGCCGTCCCGGAAGCGGCGCGGACGACACGCCCCTGTCCATCCTCAAGACCCGCTACGCCCGAGGGGAGATCAGCCGGGAGGAATTCGAACGGATGAAGAAGGACATCCAGGGCTGA
- a CDS encoding universal stress protein yields the protein MPRDIARRIWAGLSRPSGIRIRKGPGRRDRFADYAEALALAEAGEQALAGGVLRRGGSGRKRILVVGRGHSFSPRLAEYALGLAQRLEYGLVFLSVGDPGAAASTPQMNAYLRDGFVRRSGEEVRPWLLLATGRGLEAGHVVRFGDTAREVDGLCRDLHRVELILSDPGEGAKLEGRAPSALFTVD from the coding sequence ATGCCCCGAGACATCGCCAGGCGCATCTGGGCCGGGTTGTCCCGGCCCAGCGGCATCCGGATCCGCAAGGGTCCCGGACGCCGCGACCGCTTCGCGGACTACGCCGAGGCCCTGGCCCTGGCCGAGGCCGGCGAGCAGGCCCTGGCCGGCGGAGTCCTCCGGCGGGGCGGTTCCGGCCGCAAGCGCATCCTGGTCGTGGGCCGCGGCCACTCCTTTTCCCCCCGCCTGGCGGAGTACGCCCTGGGCCTGGCCCAGCGGCTGGAATACGGCCTCGTCTTTCTAAGCGTCGGCGACCCCGGGGCCGCCGCGTCCACCCCGCAGATGAACGCCTATCTGCGCGACGGCTTTGTCCGCCGCTCCGGCGAGGAGGTCCGCCCTTGGCTGCTGCTGGCCACGGGCCGGGGCCTGGAGGCCGGGCATGTGGTCCGTTTCGGCGACACGGCCCGGGAGGTCGACGGCCTCTGCCGCGACCTGCACCGGGTCGAACTGATTCTGAGCGATCCAGGGGAGGGGGCCAAGCTGGAAGGCCGGGCGCCCTCGGCCCTGTTCACGGTGGATTAG
- a CDS encoding ABC transporter ATP-binding protein, translating to MNRTSETAIEAVGLNKGFRTGAVHTQVIRDLSLRLEKGALTLVMGPSGCGKSTLLALISGLLRPDSGGVTALGADLLALDDVRLNAFRQQYCGFIFQGFNLFSSLTAREQVQLILKYGGMDTHAAREAADEALSFVGLDHKAGLRPLELSGGEKQRVSIARALAKAPALLFADEPTSALDAANGERVVDLLKNVAHEKGAAVVCVTHDHRLEHHADRIVRLEDGQIVGDEVPNHDA from the coding sequence ATGAACAGGACATCGGAAACGGCCATCGAGGCAGTGGGACTGAACAAGGGATTCCGCACCGGCGCGGTGCACACCCAGGTGATCCGCGATCTGTCCCTGCGCCTGGAAAAGGGCGCGCTGACCCTGGTGATGGGCCCTTCCGGCTGCGGCAAGAGCACCCTGCTGGCGCTCATCAGCGGCCTGCTCCGGCCGGATTCCGGCGGGGTCACGGCCCTGGGCGCGGACCTTCTCGCCCTGGACGACGTCCGCCTGAACGCCTTCCGGCAGCAATACTGCGGTTTCATCTTCCAGGGCTTCAACCTGTTTTCCTCCCTGACCGCGCGCGAACAGGTGCAGCTCATCCTGAAGTACGGCGGCATGGACACCCACGCGGCCCGCGAGGCGGCGGACGAGGCCCTGTCCTTCGTCGGCCTGGACCACAAGGCCGGCCTGCGGCCCCTGGAACTCTCCGGCGGCGAGAAGCAGCGCGTGTCCATCGCCCGGGCCCTGGCCAAGGCTCCGGCCCTGCTGTTCGCCGACGAGCCCACCAGCGCGCTGGACGCGGCCAACGGCGAACGGGTGGTCGACCTGCTCAAGAACGTGGCCCATGAAAAAGGCGCGGCCGTGGTCTGCGTGACGCACGACCACCGGCTCGAACACCACGCGGACCGCATCGTCCGCCTGGAAGACGGACAGATCGTAGGCGACGAGGTGCCGAACCATGACGCATGA
- a CDS encoding HlyD family secretion protein, whose amino-acid sequence MTHEESRNNEDLARPVTRSWKRRLLGAALFLAGMVAGMLLLSEDGQEQKATEAPVARKTYAAVAKGRVDIEGGLIKLAAARDGVLRDVLVEEGAAVTKGQVLATLTDDAQKLEAAVAREEMAQAQADMAGIEVRLKAAERDAKRYGSLLSSSAVSRMEYDKSQDQAAQLRAELASARARLQTARGRLERAAYELERSQIRAPLDGMIVKRMARPGDGVSSLNVTPLFLFAPEAPRIVRAELEERFVQAVKAGMRAEIIPEVDENRRYAGTVLRVGSAFTQREGTDDASQRKDVRMVDCVLTLEDADLIIGQRVLVKFLPEEAPAPTPGG is encoded by the coding sequence ATGACGCATGAGGAATCGCGGAACAACGAGGATCTGGCCCGGCCCGTCACCCGGAGCTGGAAGCGACGCCTGCTCGGGGCGGCGCTGTTCCTGGCCGGAATGGTGGCGGGCATGCTCCTGCTGAGCGAAGACGGCCAGGAGCAGAAGGCGACGGAAGCGCCCGTGGCGCGGAAGACCTATGCCGCGGTGGCCAAGGGCCGGGTGGATATCGAGGGCGGCCTGATCAAGCTCGCCGCCGCCCGGGACGGCGTTCTCCGCGACGTCCTGGTGGAGGAAGGCGCGGCCGTGACCAAGGGGCAGGTGCTGGCGACCCTCACGGACGACGCCCAAAAGCTGGAGGCCGCCGTGGCCCGGGAGGAAATGGCCCAGGCCCAGGCCGACATGGCCGGGATCGAGGTCCGGCTCAAGGCCGCCGAACGCGACGCCAAACGCTACGGCAGCCTTCTCTCCTCCTCGGCCGTGTCGCGCATGGAATACGACAAGTCCCAGGACCAGGCCGCGCAGCTCAGGGCCGAGCTGGCCTCGGCCAGGGCCCGCCTGCAGACCGCCCGGGGCCGCCTGGAGCGCGCGGCCTACGAACTGGAGCGCAGCCAGATCCGCGCCCCGCTGGACGGCATGATCGTCAAGCGCATGGCCCGGCCCGGCGACGGAGTCAGCTCGCTCAACGTGACGCCCCTCTTCCTCTTCGCCCCCGAGGCCCCGCGCATCGTCCGGGCCGAGCTGGAAGAACGCTTCGTGCAGGCGGTCAAGGCCGGGATGCGGGCGGAGATCATTCCCGAGGTGGACGAGAACCGGCGCTACGCGGGAACCGTGCTCCGCGTGGGCAGCGCCTTCACCCAGCGGGAGGGCACGGACGACGCCTCGCAGCGCAAGGACGTGCGCATGGTGGACTGCGTCCTCACCCTGGAGGACGCGGACCTGATCATCGGTCAGCGGGTTCTGGTCAAGTTCCTGCCCGAGGAAGCTCCCGCGCCCACGCCGGGCGGTTGA
- a CDS encoding sulfite exporter TauE/SafE family protein has translation METLLLDTSKFIELNFQAVGFLFIVGFIGGLVSGFIGSGGAFVLTPGMMSLGVPGTVAVASNMCHKFPKALVGALKRFRYGQVDIKLGLITAASAGVGVQIGIQVQRAILERWGQAGSDLYVSLSFVAVLVVVGGFVMIDALKCARCGGEEKPSSLALRLQKIELWPMITFKTSGLRISLWFTVPVGLATGMLAATIAVGGFIGVPGMIYVVGASSLVASASELVVAFIMGMAGTVNWAMHGMVDIRLVLIILAGSLMGVQLGAIGTTYVREHMIKSVMAVIMLIVAVSRAIAVPKYLVKLGIMNVSEGALSIMGSVSFAFMCLALATGAVIILGAMWKGRRAAEVPSRA, from the coding sequence ATGGAAACGTTGCTTCTCGATACCAGCAAGTTCATTGAGTTGAACTTCCAGGCCGTGGGCTTTCTCTTCATCGTGGGCTTCATCGGCGGCCTGGTGAGCGGCTTCATCGGCTCCGGCGGCGCCTTCGTGCTCACCCCGGGCATGATGAGCCTGGGCGTGCCCGGCACCGTGGCCGTGGCCAGCAACATGTGCCACAAGTTCCCCAAGGCCCTGGTGGGAGCCCTCAAGCGCTTCCGCTACGGCCAGGTGGACATCAAGCTCGGCCTCATCACGGCCGCGTCCGCGGGCGTCGGCGTGCAGATCGGCATCCAGGTCCAGCGCGCCATCCTGGAGCGCTGGGGCCAGGCCGGATCGGACCTCTACGTCAGCCTGTCCTTCGTGGCCGTGCTCGTCGTCGTGGGCGGCTTCGTCATGATCGACGCCCTGAAGTGCGCGCGTTGCGGCGGCGAGGAGAAGCCGAGCTCCCTGGCCCTGCGGCTCCAGAAGATCGAGCTCTGGCCCATGATCACCTTCAAGACCTCGGGCCTGCGCATCTCCCTGTGGTTCACCGTTCCCGTGGGTCTGGCCACCGGCATGCTGGCCGCCACCATCGCCGTGGGCGGCTTCATCGGCGTGCCCGGCATGATCTATGTGGTCGGCGCGTCCAGCCTCGTGGCCTCGGCCTCCGAGCTCGTGGTGGCCTTCATCATGGGCATGGCCGGAACGGTCAACTGGGCCATGCACGGCATGGTGGACATCCGCCTCGTGCTCATCATCCTGGCCGGATCGCTCATGGGCGTGCAGCTCGGCGCCATCGGCACCACCTACGTGCGCGAGCACATGATCAAGTCCGTCATGGCCGTCATCATGCTCATCGTGGCCGTGAGCCGGGCCATCGCCGTGCCCAAGTACCTGGTGAAGCTGGGGATCATGAACGTGTCCGAGGGCGCCCTCTCGATCATGGGCAGCGTGAGCTTCGCCTTCATGTGCCTGGCCCTGGCCACCGGAGCGGTGATCATCCTCGGGGCCATGTGGAAGGGCCGTCGGGCCGCCGAGGTTCCTTCCCGGGCCTAG